Part of the Myxococcus xanthus genome is shown below.
GCTCCCCGAGGGCACGGAGCGCACGCGCGAGCTCGATGCCGCGCTGACGCTGGCGCAGCGCGTCGCGGAGGCGACCAACTGGGCCCGTGACCTCGTCAACGAGCCGCCCAACGCGGTGACGCCCACGGTGCTGGCCGAGGCCGCGCGTCAGGCCGCGAAGGAAGGCGGGCTGAAGGCCACCATCGGCGGCCGCCGCGACATCGAGAAGCTCGACATGGGCATGTTCCTCGGCGTCACCGCGGGGAGCACCGAGGAGCCTCGCCTCATCCACCTGACGTACATGCCCAAGAACGCGCGCGACGCCAAACAGCCGCCGCTGGCGCTGGTGGGCAAGGCCGTCACCTTCGACTCGGGCGGCCTGTCGCTCAAGCCGACGGACGGCATGGTGGACATGAAGACGGACATGGCGGGCTCGGCCGCGGTGCTGGGCGCCATGAAGGTCATCGCCGCGCTCAAGCCGCCCTTCCCCGTGCACGCCTTCATCGGCGCGTGCGAGAACATGCCGGCCGGCAACGCCTACAAGCCGGGTGACATCCTCACCTCGCGCCTGGGCAAGACGGTGGAGATCACCAACACGGACGCGGAAGGCCGCCTGGTGCTGGGCGACATCCTGACGTGGGCCACCGAGCACAAGCCGGCCGCCATCATCGACCTGGCCACGCTCACGGGCGCCTGCATCGTCGCGCTGGGCAACTACATCGTCGGCGCCTTCGGCGACCACGAGGAGACGGTGACGCAGGTGCTCCAGGCCGCGCGCACCGCGGGCGAGGAGATGTGGCGCATGCCCATCAGCGACATGCAGAAGGACGCCCTGCGCTCCGAGGTCGCCGACATGAAGAACTCCGGCGAGCGCTGGGGTGGCTCCATCAACGCCGCCATCTTCCTCCGCGAGTTCGTGGGCGAGACGCCGTGGGTGCACCTGGACATCGCGGGTCCGGCGAGCAGCCCCAAGGAGCGTGGCTACCTGAGCAAGGGCGGCACCGGCGTGGGCGTGCGCACCCTGGTGGAGTACGTCCGCCTGCGCGCGCAGACGCAGGACACCGCGCCCGCAGAAGCAGCGCCCGAGGCCAAGGCCAGCAAGGCCAAGCCGGCCCGGAAGCGCGCGAAGTAGCTCGGCTTCCAGCCAGAGGGCGTCCCTGATGAAGGGGCGCCCTCAGCGCTGGGGCACCTTCCACGCCGTCGCCGGCCCCGCAAGCGGGCGGACGCCCTGGATGAGCGCATCCACGCTCTGGGGCACGTCCGCCGCGGCCTGCGCCGGCCAGGTGGCCAGCATCATCAACACGCGCCCGGGGATGCCTTCACGCACGGCCACCTTGCCGTGCACGCCATCCCCCACCTGGAAATCGAAGCCCACCGCGGTGTCCGACAGCGGAATGGGCGCCGGGTCCGTGGTGGTGAAGCCCGGGTGCTGGCGGAGCCCTTCAGTGAGCCGCTCCGCGAACTGCGTGGGAGAGGCCACCGCGGGCGCCACCTGCAACACCACCTGCGCTCCGGAGACGTTGTGGCGGAGGATGACGGGAATGGCGAGCCCCTCCGGCGTGCGCTCATTCGTCTCGTCCAACTGCCAGTCCGCCGTGGGCCGGATGATTTCGAAGCCCAGGTCCTCGTCCACGTAGCGGCGCGTCGTCGAGCGGCTGTCCTCGCTCGCCGCCTCCGCTGATGGGGCGGGCCCGGAGCCGCCGGTCCCCGCGTGCTTCACCGCTTGGCGAGCGCCACTGCAGGCCGCCGTCAGCGCCAGGAGTCCCCACACCCACTTCCGAATCGCGACCATGCCCGCTCCCCGCCCCGAACGCCGTGACGGCGAACGTGGGCACGTGCGAACCCCTAGGCCAGTCCTCCTTGGAGGGTGCGGTAGGTGTTGGACAGCCGCTCCGCCACGTCCGCGGGCAGGACGTTGCGCGCTGAAAACAACGCATAGGACACGAAGGCGTCCAGGGCCTCCAACGTGAGGGCCCGGCCCACCGCCTCGCCTCCCGTGGAGAGGTTGGCCCTCAGCCGCGCCACGTCCACGCGCCCGTCAGCCGCCAGCGTCACCCCGGCGTACGCGTCCTCCAGTCCCTGCGGCGGCGCGTCGAGGAAGCCGCGCAGCAGGTCCGTGTCCTTTCCGGCCTCGCGCAGGGCCCGGTGCACCAGGGACAACAGCAGGTTGTAGCGCTCCTCCGCGGACAGCAGCTCCCAGGCCATGCCCTCCA
Proteins encoded:
- a CDS encoding leucyl aminopeptidase, which encodes MNFSFVSGDATRTSGDLLVIPLFEGELGDSAPSSLSSADGALEGRLRGAATQEGFKGRADQSLVMHTLGRTSSERVLLLGLGNRARFHPEVLRLAAGRAAKTAQRLKVTSVAFALPATESTQDAVRAVVEGVALGVYRFDKYKSSAREEKKGAAKLGKVSLLLPEGTERTRELDAALTLAQRVAEATNWARDLVNEPPNAVTPTVLAEAARQAAKEGGLKATIGGRRDIEKLDMGMFLGVTAGSTEEPRLIHLTYMPKNARDAKQPPLALVGKAVTFDSGGLSLKPTDGMVDMKTDMAGSAAVLGAMKVIAALKPPFPVHAFIGACENMPAGNAYKPGDILTSRLGKTVEITNTDAEGRLVLGDILTWATEHKPAAIIDLATLTGACIVALGNYIVGAFGDHEETVTQVLQAARTAGEEMWRMPISDMQKDALRSEVADMKNSGERWGGSINAAIFLREFVGETPWVHLDIAGPASSPKERGYLSKGGTGVGVRTLVEYVRLRAQTQDTAPAEAAPEAKASKAKPARKRAK